A window of the Clupea harengus chromosome 8, Ch_v2.0.2, whole genome shotgun sequence genome harbors these coding sequences:
- the arl10 gene encoding ADP-ribosylation factor-like 10, which produces MVLLRHISIALTAAVAAFGSALFIVLSHLFKRQIWTPEVKYYAIQEEEEERRERQVLVLGLDGAGKSSVLQGLSGETATALRGQHCKPTRGFNFVRLNTPLCQLDFLEIGGGEDLRVYWADYLRKTHVLVYVVDSSDRHRLPQAKSELHRLLKANAKLPVVVLGNKQDKPGAVSMPDLHDALSLASMSDTRQLLLMPAQTGCSGLQSFKDLLLKLV; this is translated from the exons ATGGTTCTGCTCCGGCACATATCCATCGCCCTGACCGCGGCGGTGGCGGCGTTTGGTTCAGCACTGTTTATCGTCTTAAGTCATCTTTTTAAGAGACAAATATGGACACCAGAAGTGAAGTACTACGCGATTCAAGAG gaggaggaggagcgccGTGAGAGGCAGGTGCTGGTGTTGGGTTTGGACGGCGCGGGGAAGAGCAGTGTGCTTCAGGGGCTTTCGGGCGAAACGGCCACAGCTCTGAGGGGGCAGCACTGCAAGCCCACACGGGGCTTCAACTTCGTCCGCCTCAACACACCCCTCTGCCAGCTGGACTTCCTGGAGA TTGGAGGTGGCGAGGACCTGCGCGTGTACTGGGCGGACTACCTGCGAAAGACACATGTGCTGGTGTACGTGGTGGACTCGTCAGACAGACACCGGCTGCCCCAGGCCAAGAGTGAGCTCCACCGGCTCCTCAAAGCCAACGCCAAGCTGCCCGTCGTGGTGCTGGGGAACAAACAG gatAAGCCTGGCGCGGTGAGCATGCCCGACCTGCACGATGCCCTCTCCCTGGCCAGCATGAGCGACACACGGCAGCTGCTCCTGATGCCCGCCCAGACCGGCTGCAGTGGGCTGCAGAGCTTCAAGGACCTTCTGCTGAAGCTGGTCTGA